A region from the Macrobrachium nipponense isolate FS-2020 chromosome 47, ASM1510439v2, whole genome shotgun sequence genome encodes:
- the LOC135204794 gene encoding E3 ubiquitin-protein ligase FANCL-like isoform X1, which translates to MSVLDFCTEFPWLIPSLNSKPPRYFHGLIDIAGTYYEISLKIPKFPSTRGMKLSTSLGLSCLVERCRPQLSTIEQECSTILEYMRKFQTVCTSAHSKQDSFREIPLPPASFFKSILSQLEDIGWRKVYEIPPDFTYITLQESDIKGRLHKIKVGIPQGYPEEEPTVDVDLPREFQFSWNSVGGLPLIFAAFKDQLSSVQQFWDVLDDLDETVVVLDPQNPERRHKTRRIFLSNHVSVQLTISVEHPRNLPQFHFFGPSSLTTPLNNCLTEKYQDWDPEQSIVNNIERILAVEVVKRSAQSGSGNEEWGAECAVCYSLLLDGCHPDLTCDHCSQSFHLNCLYEWLHGLPNSRQSMKFIFGDCPYCSRLISCKVPA; encoded by the exons ATGTCAGTCCTTGACTTCTGTACTGAATTTCCCTGGCTGATTCCGTCCTTGAATTCCAAACCGCCTCGGTATTTCCACGGTTTAATCGACATTGCT GGCACCTATTATGAGATTAGTTTGAAAATACCAAAGTTCCCGTCTACGAGAGGCATGAAACTGAGCACAAGTCTTGGTTTGTCGTGCCTTGTCGAAAGATGCCGCCCTCAGCTTTCTACG attgAACAAGAATGTTCCACGATTCTTGAATATATGAGAAAGTTCCAGACGGTATGT ACATCAGCACATTCAAAACAAGATTCCTTCAGAGAAATTCCTCTACCTCCAGCATCCTTTTTCAAGTCCATTCTCTCACAACTAGAAGACATTGGATGGCGCAAGGTTTACGAAATCCCACCAGATTTCACCTACATCACTTTACAAGAAAG TGATATTAAGGGACGTCTTCATAAAATCAAGGTTGGAATACCCCAGGGCTACCCTGAGGAAGAACCTACTGTAGATGTAGATTTACCCAGAGAGTTCCAGTTCTCTTGGAACAGT gtCGGAGGACTTCCTTTGATATTTGCTGCGTTCAAGGATCAACTATCAAGCGTACAGCAGTTTTGGGACGTTTTAGACGATTTGGACGAGACAGTGGTTGTGCTTGACCCACAAAATCCTGAAAGACGACACAAAACACGTCGCATTTTCCTAA GTAATCACGTGAGTGTACAGTTAACGATATCGGTGGAGCACCCTCGTAATCTACCCCAGTTTCACTTCTTTGGGCCTTCGTCGCTAACGACTCCTCTTAATAATTGCCTGACAGAAAAGTACCAG GACTGGGACCCAGAGCAAAGTATCGTGAATAACATCGAGAGGATTCTTGCCGTTGAAGTGGTCAAGCGATCAGCGCAGTCAGGAAGTGGCAATGAAGAATGGGGCGCAGAGTGTGCAGTTTGCTACTCTCTTCTTCTCGATGGCTGCCACCCCGATCTCACCTGTGACCACTGCAGTCAGTCGTTTCATTTGAATTGCTTGTACGAG TGGCTTCATGGGCTTCCGAATAGCAGACAAAGCATGAAGTTCATTTTCGGAGACTGTCCATACTGTTCAAGG CTGATATCTTGCAAAGTTCCTGCATAG
- the LOC135204794 gene encoding E3 ubiquitin-protein ligase FANCL-like isoform X2, whose translation MSVLDFCTEFPWLIPSLNSKPPRYFHGLIDIAGTYYEISLKIPKFPSTRGMKLSTSLGLSCLVERCRPQLSTIEQECSTILEYMRKFQTTSAHSKQDSFREIPLPPASFFKSILSQLEDIGWRKVYEIPPDFTYITLQESDIKGRLHKIKVGIPQGYPEEEPTVDVDLPREFQFSWNSVGGLPLIFAAFKDQLSSVQQFWDVLDDLDETVVVLDPQNPERRHKTRRIFLSNHVSVQLTISVEHPRNLPQFHFFGPSSLTTPLNNCLTEKYQDWDPEQSIVNNIERILAVEVVKRSAQSGSGNEEWGAECAVCYSLLLDGCHPDLTCDHCSQSFHLNCLYEWLHGLPNSRQSMKFIFGDCPYCSRLISCKVPA comes from the exons ATGTCAGTCCTTGACTTCTGTACTGAATTTCCCTGGCTGATTCCGTCCTTGAATTCCAAACCGCCTCGGTATTTCCACGGTTTAATCGACATTGCT GGCACCTATTATGAGATTAGTTTGAAAATACCAAAGTTCCCGTCTACGAGAGGCATGAAACTGAGCACAAGTCTTGGTTTGTCGTGCCTTGTCGAAAGATGCCGCCCTCAGCTTTCTACG attgAACAAGAATGTTCCACGATTCTTGAATATATGAGAAAGTTCCAGACG ACATCAGCACATTCAAAACAAGATTCCTTCAGAGAAATTCCTCTACCTCCAGCATCCTTTTTCAAGTCCATTCTCTCACAACTAGAAGACATTGGATGGCGCAAGGTTTACGAAATCCCACCAGATTTCACCTACATCACTTTACAAGAAAG TGATATTAAGGGACGTCTTCATAAAATCAAGGTTGGAATACCCCAGGGCTACCCTGAGGAAGAACCTACTGTAGATGTAGATTTACCCAGAGAGTTCCAGTTCTCTTGGAACAGT gtCGGAGGACTTCCTTTGATATTTGCTGCGTTCAAGGATCAACTATCAAGCGTACAGCAGTTTTGGGACGTTTTAGACGATTTGGACGAGACAGTGGTTGTGCTTGACCCACAAAATCCTGAAAGACGACACAAAACACGTCGCATTTTCCTAA GTAATCACGTGAGTGTACAGTTAACGATATCGGTGGAGCACCCTCGTAATCTACCCCAGTTTCACTTCTTTGGGCCTTCGTCGCTAACGACTCCTCTTAATAATTGCCTGACAGAAAAGTACCAG GACTGGGACCCAGAGCAAAGTATCGTGAATAACATCGAGAGGATTCTTGCCGTTGAAGTGGTCAAGCGATCAGCGCAGTCAGGAAGTGGCAATGAAGAATGGGGCGCAGAGTGTGCAGTTTGCTACTCTCTTCTTCTCGATGGCTGCCACCCCGATCTCACCTGTGACCACTGCAGTCAGTCGTTTCATTTGAATTGCTTGTACGAG TGGCTTCATGGGCTTCCGAATAGCAGACAAAGCATGAAGTTCATTTTCGGAGACTGTCCATACTGTTCAAGG CTGATATCTTGCAAAGTTCCTGCATAG
- the LOC135204795 gene encoding E3 ubiquitin-protein ligase TRIM71-like: MASAFPGGHNDHMDGLGAAGLGAIVDGIDGVGDRERLSGLSLAVSIASGRSGFEFGNDGLGRTCPLCRSTLEDTRVLPCFHSMCRACLESLAVGTTITCPTCHAKINLDQPLSTGSPFLLPSILEMVSPNNEASQSPTGGLLSLPIPTPLLTNSDQIRTFSHIPNDGARRRFYLCASCDEGQHASSRCQDCNEALCDSCVRAHQRVRLTKDHFIVPLSDGESNGVVALSPSNSTCSRSYMLEENSRVPLGLSSPPGAIPSHSSLNSTMSYCSHHEGDLYRYYCEVCNVPICRECTSQVHRGHSFVFLEDALETSRNDTLRLLTEARSGIRAIEDSIGVTKRMVDRVDIRAQTVASDVRNTIRRHITAIEERERKLLNKVEKIRLVKGKTLKDQVDDLSSALARLNHTVDTIGTAVDSPNQLDLIQIRNQAVADMHELRQVKAHLSPHEDDHISFSMSDVSIFQAVNNMGHISSSGFAPNSFAFGRGLRQALRGRISTFVVHAKDHLGDPRHTGGDQVRIIIHGPDGLYFRGEVQDKGNGSYFITYQPQLEGQHVISVLLHGLHVKGSPFSVDVKCGRNYSNVGQVLLTIGTEGEGEGQLCRPWGCCCDKEGHIIIADRSNNRIQVFNPDGSFHHAFGSAGTRPGQFDRPAGVAADHMGRIVVADKDNHRIQVFTFDGTFLFKFGEKGSKNGQFNYPWDVAVNDEGLIVVSDTRNHRIQVFLPDGTYMNKYGFEGSLWKHFDSPRGVCFNQDGHIVVTDFNNHRLLVIDPDFQTARFLGCEGTINGQFLRPQGVAIDQEGNLIVADSRNHRVQIFQSNGNFLCKFGTPGTGPSQLDRPSGICVSPEGYIIVVDFGNNRVQVF, translated from the coding sequence ATGGCTAGTGCATTTCCAGGAGGACATAACGACCATATGGATGGCTTGGGTGCCGCCGGACTCGGAGCAATAGTTGATGGAATTGATGGAGTAGGGGACAGAGAGAGACTGAGCGGACTCAGTCTAGCCGTGAGCATTGCAAGCGGAAGAAGCGGGTTTGAGTTCGGCAATGACGGCCTCGGTAGAACCTGCCCTCTGTGCAGGTCCACCCTGGAAGATACGAGAGTCTTACCATGTTTTCATAGTATGTGCAGAGCCTGTTTGGAGAGCTTAGCTGTTGGAACGACCATTACTTGTCCCACTTGCCATGCCAAGATCAATCTCGACCAGCCCCTCAGTACGGGGTCACCTTTTCTCTTGCCCTCCATTCTAGAGATGGTCTCCCCAAACAACGAGGCGTCCCAGTCGCCGACGGGTGGGCTCCTGAGCTTGCCGATTCCGACGCCTCTCCTCACAAATAGCGATCAGATTCGTACCTTTTCTCACATACCGAACGATGGGGCCAGGAGGCGGTTTTACTTGTGTGCTAGCTGTGATGAGGGTCAGCACGCCTCTTCGAGGTGCCAGGATTGCAACGAAGCTCTGTGCGACTCCTGTGTCAGGGCCCACCAACGAGTGCGCTTAACGAAAGATCATTTCATTGTGCCCTTATCCGACGGAGAGAGCAACGGGGTGGTGGCACTCTCCCCCAGTAATAGTACGTGCAGTAGGAGCTACATGCTGGAGGAAAACAGTCGCGTTCCTCTGGGCCTCTCCTCGCCTCCTGGTGCAATACCTTCCCATTCATCACTCAACTCTACCATGTCCTATTGTAGTCACCATGAAGGAGATTTGTATAGATATTATTGTGAGGTGTGTAATGTTCCTATATGTCGTGAATGCACATCACAGGTCCACAGGGGCCACTCTTTTGTATTTTTGGAGGATGCTCTCGAGACCTCACGCAATGACACCCTTAGGCTGTTGACAGAGGCTCGGAGTGGGATTCGGGCGATCGAGGACAGCATTGGCGTGACGAAAAGAATGGTCGATCGCGTGGACATCAGAGCTCAGACGGTGGCCAGCGACGTTCGAAATACCATCAGGCGGCACATCACGGCCATAGAGGAGAGAGAACGCAAGTTACTGAACAAAGTAGAGAAGATTCGCCTTGTGAAAGGCAAAACGCTCAAGGACCAAGTAGATGACCTTAGCTCAGCTCTAGCTAGACTTAACCACACAGTTGATACAATAGGTACAGCTGTGGACTCCCCAAATCAGTTGGACCTAATTCAGATTCGAAATCAAGCTGTTGCAGATATGCACGAATTAAGGCAGGTGAAGGCACACCTCAGCCCACACGAAGATGATCACATTTCTTTTTCCATGTCGGATGTCAGCATATTTCAGGCAGTTAACAACATGGGACACATATCGTCCTCGGGTTTTGCTCCAAATTCATTTGCCTTTGGGCGCGGCCTTCGTCAAGCCTTGCGCGGAAGAATCTCGACATTCGTGGTGCATGCCAAGGATCACCTAGGAGATCCACGACATACTGGAGGGGACCAGGTGCGTATCATCATCCACGGGCCGGACGGTCTCTATTTCAGGGGTGAAGTTCAGGATAAGGGTAATGGGTCCTATTTTATCACCTACCAGCCACAGCTTGAAGGGCAGCACGTTATAAGTGTCCTGCTACATGGACTTCACGTCAAAGGATCCCCGTTCAGTGTCGATGTCAAGTGTGGGAGGAACTACAGCAATGTGGGTCAGGTCCTCCTCACCATTGGAACGGAAGGCGAAGGAGAAGGGCAGCTATGCCGTCCATGGGGTTGTTGCTGTGACAAAGAAGGGCACATTATCATTGCCGATCGCAGCAACAACCGCATACAGGTCTTCAACCCAGACGGCAGTTTCCATCATGCTTTTGGCAGCGCCGGAACTAGACCGGGTCAGTTTGACAGACCAGCCGGGGTTGCAGCAGACCACATGGGTAGGATTGTCGTTGCAGACAAAGATAATCATCGCATTCAAGTGTTCACTTTCGACGGCACATTTCTGTTTAAATTTGGAGAGAAAGGGAGTAAGAATGGCCAGTTTAATTACCCGTGGGATGTTGCGGTGAACGACGAAGGCCTCATCGTTGTCTCGGATACTCGAAACCATCGCATACAAGTCTTCCTGCCAGATGGCACGTACATGAATAAGTATGGTTTTGAAGGCTCGCTCTGGAAGCATTTTGACTCTCCGAGAGGCGTCTGTTTCAATCAAGACGGACACATCGTGGTGACAGACTTCAACAATCACAGGCTGCTAGTTATCGACCCGGACTTCCAGACGGCCCGCTTCTTAGGGTGCGAGGGCACCATCAACGGTCAGTTCTTGAGACCACAGGGCGTCGCAATCGATCAAGAGGGGAACCTCATTGTCGCAGATTCTCGGAACCACCGCGTTCAGATCTTCCAATCCAATGGCAATTTTTTGTGCAAGTTCGGAACACCTGGCACTGGTCCCAGTCAGCTCGACCGCCCCAGTGGAATATGCGTCTCGCCGGAAGGCTACATAATAGTGGTTGATTTTGGTAACAATCGCGTGCAGGTATTTTGA